The Mesorhizobium opportunistum WSM2075 DNA window CTGGCGGGCCTGGCGCGTGATGGTGGGCTCTATGTGCCGCGCGAGTGGCCGCAGTTTTCGCCGTCCGAGATCCGCGCCATGCGCGGCCTTGCCTATCCCGACCTTGCGATCCGCGTGCTGTCGCCCTTCCTTGGCGGCGAAATCGCCGCACCCGTCTTCGAGCGCCTGGTGCGTGAAGCCTATGCCACCTTCCGCCACGAGGCCGTCTGCCCGCTGGTGCAGATCGCTCCCAACACCTTCGTCCTCGAACTCTTCCATGGCCCGACGCTGGCTTTCAAGGACGTGGCGATGCAGTTGCTCGCCCGGCTGATGGACCATGTGCTCGCCGAGCGCGACCAGCATGCCACCATCGTCGGCGCCACGTCGGGCGATACCGGCGGAGCGGCCATCGACGCTTTTGCCGGGCGCAGCCGCACCGACATCTTCATCCTCTTCCCGCATGGCCGCGTGTCGCCCGTGCAGCAGCGGCAGATGACGACATCGACCGCCCAGAACGTGCATGCGCTGGCGATCGAAGGCAATTTCGACGATTGCCAGGGCCTGCTCAAGGACATGTTCAACGATCACGGCTTTCGCGACCGGGTGGCGCTTTCAGGGGTCAACTCGATCAACTGGGCCCGCATAATGGCCCAGATCGTCTATTATTTCTCCTCGGCCTTGTCGCTCGGCGCGCCGGACAGGCCCGTATCCTTCACCGTGCCGACCGGCAATTTCGGCGATATCTTCGCCGGCTACGCGGCCAAGAGGATGGGCCTGCCGATCGAGCGGCTGGT harbors:
- the thrC gene encoding threonine synthase, coding for MQYVSTRGEAPALGFSDAVLAGLARDGGLYVPREWPQFSPSEIRAMRGLAYPDLAIRVLSPFLGGEIAAPVFERLVREAYATFRHEAVCPLVQIAPNTFVLELFHGPTLAFKDVAMQLLARLMDHVLAERDQHATIVGATSGDTGGAAIDAFAGRSRTDIFILFPHGRVSPVQQRQMTTSTAQNVHALAIEGNFDDCQGLLKDMFNDHGFRDRVALSGVNSINWARIMAQIVYYFSSALSLGAPDRPVSFTVPTGNFGDIFAGYAAKRMGLPIERLVIATNDNDILARTFETGEYRTKGVFATTSPSMDIQVSSNFERLLFEASGRNASTVRRYMAGLKQSGAFTIETPEITEMRTEFDAGRADMDQVAATIRSTLAASNYLLDPHTAAAVHVAAGKPAGAVPMVVLGTAHPAKFPAAVKAASGIHPALPAWLGGLMKTEEKYTVLPSDLKMVEDYVSRRARAAR